One window of the Primulina eburnea isolate SZY01 chromosome 18, ASM2296580v1, whole genome shotgun sequence genome contains the following:
- the LOC140819442 gene encoding uncharacterized protein — translation MVQLMKNGKSESHSERMPPVKMEVEDPLEEEHGPLQKRAKSRAMGGFEVPASQYNPLAEPSPLGLRLRKSPSLLELIQMKLSQANKAKVGSHGHGKKEPKGGAASGDKLKASNFPALILQIGTWEYKSRYEGDLVAKCYFAKHKLVWEVLDGGLKNKIEFQWSDIMALKANYPDDGPGTFDVVLARQPLFFRETNPQPRKHTLWQATADFTGGQASIHRRHHVECPQGLLGKHFEKLIQCDPRLNILSQQGEITSGSPYFEPRHTMFDDQNENSEIDLNKVGSPSFFTLHNTNSSSGVQSSSSKNDQDALSRNSESYPRETPSPSSVKDAMASEDFKHGGMEQFKALSNWDQIRAPGLHSSMSMSDLVSHLESRISEHGTSSNPVLSSEDWHSLEILDDINRCLFSDLQNMPDSDEKLLMSRVNSLCCLLQKDSAAVSNSESKNDINPNFSFEQKRTDEYYSVGASTSECRSGVLHDEYNETSGYNQAPAMSRKDSVGELLLNLPRIASLPQFLFNISEDLESQAR, via the exons ATGGTTCAGTTGATGAAAAACGGTAAATCGGAATCTCACAGCGAAAGGATGCCTCCGGTGAAGATGGAAGTGGAAGATCCTTTGGAAGAAGAGCATGGACCGCTTCAGAAGCGCGCCAAA AGTCGAGCAATGGGAGGTTTCGAAGTTCCAGCATCACAATACAACCCACTTGCTGAGCCTAGTCCATTGGGTTTACGCCTGCGGAAAAGCCCTTCACTCTTGGAGTTGATCCAGATGAAACTATCCCAAGCAAATAAGGCGAAAGTTGGAAGTCATGGACATGGTAAAAAAGAACCAAAAGGTGGTGCTGCATCTGGCGATAAGCTGAAAGCTTCAAATTTTCCTGCTTTAATTCTTCAGATTGGAACCTGGGAG TATAAATCTAGATACGAAGGAGACTTGGTGGCAAAATGTTATTTTGCAAAGCATAAGCTGGTGTGGGAAGTTCTTGATGGTggtcttaaaaataaaattgaatttcAGTGGTCCGATATCATGGCTCTGAAGGCAAATTACCCAGATGATGGTCCTGGAACTTTTGATGTTGTG CTGGCGCGACAACCTCTTTTCTTCAGGGAGACTAATCCTCAACCAAGGAAGCACACCCTCTGGCAGGCGACTGCAGATTTTACTGGGGGACAAGCAAGTATACACAG GCGACATCATGTGGAGTGCCCACAGGGTTTGTTGGGAAAACATTTTGAAAAACTCATTCAATGTGATCCCCGTTTGAACATTCTCAGTCAGCAAGGCGAGATAACATCGGGTTCACCTTATTTTGAACCCAGGCACACTATGTTTGATGATCAGAATGAAAACAGTGAAATTGACTTGAATAAAGTGGGAAGCCCTTCCTTTTTCACcttacataataccaattcatcGTCAGGGGTTCAATCTTCTTCCTCTAAGAATGATCAAGATGCTCTTAGCAGAAATTCTGAATCGTATCCTCGTGAAACACCATCACCTAGTTCAG TTAAGGACGCCATGGCTTCTGAAGATTTCAAACATGGTGGAATGGAGCAATTCAAAGCACTCAGCAACTGGGATCAGATCAGGGCACCCGGGCTCCATTCTTCCATGTCCATGAGTGACTTGGTGAGCCATCTTGAGAGCAGGATATCAGAGCACGGAACATCCAGCAATCCAGTTCTCTCGAGTGAGGATTGGCACAGTCTTGAAATATTGGACGATATAAACCGGTGCCTTTTTAGCGACCTCCAAAACATGCCAGACTCTGATGAGAAGCTGCTGATGTCCCGGGTGAATTCTCTTTGCTGCCTCCTGCAGAAAGATTCTGCAGCAGTTTCAAACTCCGAATCCAAAAACGACATTAATCCCAACTTCTCTTTCGAGCAAAAGAGAACTGACGAATACTACTCTGTTGGTGCATCCACTAGTGAATGCAGATCTGGTGTCCTTCATGACGAGTATAACGAAACATCCGGGTACAATCAGGCACCGGCTATGTCCAGGAAAGACTCGGTCGGAGAGTTACTGCTCAATCTCCCTAGGATAGCTTCTCTACCACAGTTCTTGTTCAATATCTCTGAAGATCTGGAGAGCCAAGCTAGATAA